The Raphanus sativus cultivar WK10039 chromosome 2, ASM80110v3, whole genome shotgun sequence genome includes a region encoding these proteins:
- the LOC108835807 gene encoding flowering-promoting factor 1-like protein 1, translated as MSGVWVFNKNGVMRLVENPYNQSAGDSSESSSSGGSQQQRMRRKILVHLPTSEVVSSYGSLERILKGLGWERYYYGDNADHLLQFHKKTSIDLISLPRDFSKFNSIHMYDIVVKNPNVFHVRDM; from the coding sequence ATGTCTGGTGTGTGGGTGTTTAACAAGAATGGAGTGATGAGGCTGGTTGAGAATCCTTACAACCAATCCGCTGGAGATTCGTCCGAATCTTCCTCCTCCGGTGGAAGCCAGCAGCAGAGGATGAGAAGGAAGATCCTTGTTCATCTTCCGACCAGCGAGGTTGTCTCTTCGTACGGATCACTTGAGAGGATCTTGAAGGGTCTTGGATGGGAGAGGTACTACTATGGAGACAACGCCGACCATCTCCTCCAATTCCACAAGAAAACATCCATCGATCTCATCTCTCTCCCACGAGACTTCTCAAAGTTTAACTCTATTCACATGTATGATATCGTCGTCAAGAACCCTAACGTCTTCCATGTCCGAGACATGTAG